The following coding sequences are from one Burkholderia stabilis window:
- the mqo gene encoding malate dehydrogenase (quinone), translating to MKKGSAVIKTLRVILSALALCVAASSAHAADTKKVDVLLVGGGIMSSTLGVWLHELQPDWSMTMVERLDGVALESSNGWNNAGTGHSALAELNYTPEKADGKIDISKAIEINESFQISRQFWAWQVKQGVLKNPHSFINSTPHMSFVWGDDNVRFLKKRYDALQASPLFRGMQYSEDYDQIKQWVPLMMEGRDRNQKVAATWTPIGTDVNFGEITRQFVGYLKTQPNFTLSLSSEVREITRNADGTWHVSWVKLHSDEPPQSVDAKFVFIGAGGGALHLLQASGIPEAKDYGAFPVGGSFLVTDNPDVVKQHLAKAYGKASVGSPPMSVPHLDTRIIDGKKIILFGPFATFSTKFLKNGSYFDLLKSTNTHNVAPMMRVGVDEFPLVQYLAGQLMLSDDDRFNALKEYFPNAKKEDWRLWQAGQRVQIIKRDPVKGGVLKLGTEIVSSQDGSIAGLLGASPGASTAAPIMLNLMKKVFKDKVATPEWQQKIRQIVPSYGTKLNDSPAKVVEEWTYTSDVLQLSPPPKIDLNVPSQPTGNAPARPAKASADMAL from the coding sequence TTGAAAAAGGGATCTGCTGTGATCAAAACGTTACGGGTAATACTGTCGGCGCTCGCGCTGTGCGTCGCCGCGTCGTCCGCGCACGCCGCCGACACCAAGAAGGTCGACGTCCTGCTGGTGGGCGGCGGCATCATGAGCTCGACGCTCGGCGTCTGGCTGCACGAGCTTCAGCCTGACTGGTCGATGACGATGGTCGAGCGCCTCGACGGCGTCGCGCTGGAAAGTTCGAACGGCTGGAACAACGCCGGCACCGGCCACTCGGCGCTCGCCGAGCTGAACTACACGCCGGAGAAGGCGGACGGCAAGATCGACATCTCGAAGGCGATCGAGATCAACGAGTCGTTCCAGATCTCGCGCCAGTTCTGGGCATGGCAGGTCAAGCAGGGCGTGCTGAAGAACCCGCACTCGTTCATCAACTCGACGCCGCACATGAGCTTCGTCTGGGGCGACGACAACGTCCGCTTCCTGAAGAAGCGCTACGACGCGCTGCAGGCGAGCCCGCTGTTCCGCGGCATGCAGTATTCGGAAGACTACGACCAGATCAAGCAGTGGGTGCCGCTGATGATGGAAGGCCGCGACCGCAACCAGAAGGTTGCCGCGACGTGGACGCCGATCGGCACCGACGTGAACTTCGGCGAGATCACGCGCCAGTTCGTCGGCTACCTGAAGACGCAGCCGAACTTCACGCTGTCGCTGTCGAGCGAAGTGCGCGAGATCACGCGCAATGCCGACGGCACGTGGCACGTGTCGTGGGTGAAGCTGCATTCGGATGAACCGCCGCAATCCGTCGACGCGAAGTTCGTGTTCATCGGCGCGGGCGGCGGCGCGCTGCACCTGCTGCAGGCGTCGGGCATCCCCGAGGCGAAAGACTACGGCGCATTCCCGGTCGGCGGCTCGTTCCTCGTGACCGACAACCCCGACGTCGTGAAGCAGCATCTGGCGAAGGCATACGGCAAGGCGTCGGTCGGCTCGCCGCCGATGTCGGTGCCGCACCTCGACACGCGGATCATCGACGGCAAGAAGATCATCCTGTTCGGGCCGTTCGCGACGTTCTCGACCAAGTTCCTGAAGAACGGCTCGTATTTCGACCTGCTCAAGAGCACCAACACGCACAACGTCGCGCCGATGATGCGTGTGGGCGTCGACGAATTCCCGCTCGTGCAGTACCTCGCGGGCCAGCTGATGCTGTCGGACGACGACCGCTTCAACGCGCTGAAGGAATACTTCCCGAACGCGAAGAAGGAAGACTGGCGCCTGTGGCAAGCCGGCCAGCGCGTGCAGATCATCAAGCGCGACCCGGTGAAGGGCGGCGTGCTGAAGCTCGGCACCGAGATCGTCAGCTCGCAGGACGGCAGCATCGCGGGCCTGCTCGGCGCGTCGCCGGGCGCATCGACGGCCGCGCCGATCATGCTGAACCTGATGAAGAAGGTGTTCAAGGACAAGGTCGCGACGCCCGAGTGGCAGCAGAAGATCCGCCAGATCGTGCCGAGCTACGGCACGAAGCTGAACGACAGCCCGGCGAAGGTCGTCGAGGAATGGACCTATACGAGCGACGTGCTGCAGCTCTCGCCGCCGCCGAAGATCGACCTCAACGTGCCGTCGCAGCCGACCGGCAACGCGCCGGCCCGTCCGGCGAAGGCGTCGGCCGACATGGCGCTGTAA
- a CDS encoding Lrp/AsnC family transcriptional regulator, translated as MSKNRASVELDGVDRAMLRLLQEDGALSNATLGEKLSLSVTPCWRRRKRLEDERVITGYQANLDRRALGMNVFAFVQVTFNMHSDQDSDHFEDVMRRHDEVTSCHKITGAADYILQVVAADLDAYAEFVERVLRKQAGVSSIQSSLALREVKFSSRVPVPDA; from the coding sequence ATGAGCAAAAATCGCGCTTCGGTTGAACTGGACGGCGTCGACCGCGCGATGCTCCGCCTGCTGCAGGAAGACGGCGCGCTGTCGAACGCGACGCTCGGCGAAAAGCTGTCGCTGAGCGTCACGCCGTGCTGGCGCCGCCGCAAGCGGCTCGAGGACGAACGCGTGATCACCGGCTACCAGGCGAACCTCGACCGGCGCGCGCTCGGCATGAACGTGTTCGCGTTCGTGCAGGTGACGTTCAACATGCACTCGGACCAGGATTCCGATCACTTCGAGGATGTGATGCGCCGGCACGACGAGGTGACGTCCTGCCACAAGATCACCGGCGCGGCCGATTACATCCTGCAGGTCGTCGCGGCCGATCTCGACGCGTATGCGGAATTCGTCGAGCGCGTGCTGCGCAAGCAGGCCGGCGTATCGTCGATCCAGTCGAGCCTCGCGTTGCGCGAGGTGAAGTTCTCGTCGCGCGTGCCGGTGCCGGACGCATGA
- a CDS encoding histone deacetylase family protein: protein MLTVYSSDHHLHRGVELKDGAITESFENPLRAETVLAQVRAAGLGDVIAPRAFDRACYAGAHSARYVDFLAGAWDEWTATGRTCQALPLVWPVRAMPAAATLPDFIDGKLGFFAMDAGAPINAGTWDAVSASANSALTGADLLSNGGARAAFALCRPPGHHAGREYMGGYCYLNNAAIAAQHGIAQGAARVAVLDVDFHHGNGTQDIFYERADVLFASIHGEPHVSYPYFSGYADERGTGAGEGFNLNLPLPKGTQWDTYATALGHAADAIVAHAPDLLVVSLGVDTFEHDPISHFRLRSPDYLRIGEALARLNLPTLFVMEGGYMVEEIGINAVNVLLGFEGRA from the coding sequence ATGCTCACGGTCTACAGCAGCGATCATCACCTGCATCGCGGCGTCGAACTGAAGGACGGCGCGATCACCGAGTCGTTCGAAAACCCCCTTCGTGCCGAAACGGTGCTTGCGCAGGTCCGCGCGGCCGGCCTCGGCGACGTGATCGCGCCGCGCGCGTTCGACCGCGCGTGTTATGCGGGCGCGCACAGCGCGCGCTACGTCGATTTCCTCGCCGGCGCGTGGGATGAATGGACCGCGACCGGCCGCACCTGCCAGGCGCTGCCGCTCGTGTGGCCGGTGCGCGCGATGCCGGCGGCCGCGACGCTGCCCGATTTCATCGACGGCAAGCTCGGCTTCTTCGCGATGGACGCCGGCGCGCCGATCAACGCGGGCACGTGGGACGCGGTGAGCGCGAGCGCGAACTCGGCGCTCACCGGCGCCGACCTGCTGTCGAACGGCGGCGCGCGCGCGGCCTTCGCGCTGTGCCGCCCGCCCGGCCACCATGCGGGGCGTGAGTACATGGGCGGCTACTGCTACCTGAACAACGCGGCGATCGCCGCGCAGCACGGCATCGCGCAGGGCGCTGCGCGCGTCGCGGTGCTCGACGTCGATTTCCATCACGGCAACGGCACGCAGGACATCTTCTACGAACGCGCGGACGTGCTGTTCGCGTCGATCCACGGCGAGCCGCACGTGTCGTACCCGTACTTTTCCGGCTATGCGGACGAGCGCGGCACGGGTGCGGGTGAAGGTTTCAACCTGAACCTGCCGCTGCCGAAGGGCACGCAGTGGGACACCTATGCAACGGCGCTCGGCCATGCGGCGGACGCGATCGTTGCGCACGCACCCGATCTGCTTGTCGTGTCGCTCGGCGTCGACACGTTCGAGCACGACCCGATCAGCCATTTCCGCCTTCGCTCGCCCGACTACCTGCGCATCGGCGAGGCGCTCGCGCGCCTGAACCTGCCGACGCTGTTCGTGATGGAAGGCGGCTACATGGTCGAGGAGATCGGCATCAACGCGGTGAACGTGCTGCTGGGTTTCGAAGGGCGCGCGTGA
- a CDS encoding branched-chain amino acid ABC transporter substrate-binding protein → MNRHHKTALAAAAALTCAVAAFPAHADEIVRIGHVAPLTGAIAHLGKDSENGARLAVEEINAKGLVIGGKKVTLQLDAQDDAGDPRTATQVAQRLVDDKVVGVVGHHNSGTSIPASRVYRDGGVVQISQAATNPTYTQQGFKTTYRVVATDAQQGPALAMYAAKNMGIRTVAVVDDSTAYGQGLATEFEKAAKASGMKVVSRDATNDKAIDFRAILTKIKGENPDAIMYGGMDATGGPLAKQARQLGMRAKILAGDGVCSTDLPKLAGPASDNVVCSEAGIALEKMPGGAAFVKRYEARYHQPMQVYAPFSYDAVYIIVDAMKRANSTDPAKVLAAMPATDYRGVIGETSFTPQGDLKHGAISVFTYKSGKKALLDIVKM, encoded by the coding sequence ATGAATCGACATCACAAGACGGCATTGGCCGCTGCGGCCGCACTGACGTGCGCGGTGGCCGCGTTCCCGGCGCACGCGGACGAGATCGTGCGCATCGGCCACGTCGCGCCGCTGACCGGCGCGATCGCGCATCTCGGCAAGGACAGCGAGAACGGCGCGCGGCTCGCGGTCGAGGAAATCAACGCGAAGGGGCTCGTGATCGGCGGCAAGAAGGTCACGCTGCAACTCGACGCGCAGGACGACGCGGGCGATCCGCGCACCGCGACGCAGGTTGCGCAGCGGCTCGTCGACGACAAGGTGGTCGGCGTCGTCGGCCATCACAACTCGGGCACGTCGATTCCGGCGTCGCGCGTGTATCGCGACGGCGGCGTCGTGCAGATCTCGCAGGCCGCGACCAACCCCACGTACACGCAGCAGGGTTTCAAGACGACGTATCGCGTCGTCGCGACCGACGCGCAGCAGGGGCCGGCGCTCGCGATGTATGCGGCGAAGAACATGGGGATCAGGACGGTTGCCGTGGTTGACGATTCGACCGCGTACGGGCAGGGCCTCGCGACCGAGTTCGAGAAGGCGGCGAAGGCGTCCGGCATGAAGGTGGTGTCGCGCGACGCGACCAACGACAAGGCGATCGATTTCCGCGCGATCCTCACGAAGATCAAGGGCGAGAATCCGGACGCGATCATGTACGGCGGGATGGATGCAACCGGCGGCCCGCTCGCGAAGCAGGCGCGGCAGCTCGGCATGCGCGCGAAGATTCTCGCCGGCGACGGCGTGTGCTCGACCGACCTGCCGAAGCTTGCAGGCCCGGCATCCGACAACGTCGTGTGTTCCGAGGCCGGCATCGCGCTCGAGAAGATGCCGGGCGGCGCGGCGTTCGTAAAGCGCTACGAAGCGCGTTACCACCAGCCGATGCAGGTGTATGCGCCGTTCTCGTACGACGCGGTGTACATCATCGTCGACGCGATGAAGCGCGCGAACTCGACGGACCCGGCGAAGGTGCTGGCCGCGATGCCGGCCACCGACTATCGCGGCGTGATCGGCGAAACGAGCTTCACGCCGCAGGGCGACCTGAAGCACGGCGCGATCTCGGTGTTCACGTACAAGAGCGGGAAGAAGGCGCTGCTCGATATCGTGAAGATGTGA
- a CDS encoding mechanosensitive ion channel family protein: protein MFLDHLHPERWTFLWNALSTLSIKLCGGLALLVAGWWLSKRIGNWLNRLLSNKERVDDTLRPILCDVAVWGIRIVAIVGALSQLGIETASIVAVLGAAGLAIGLALQGTMQNIAAGIMLLLLRPFKVGDYIDGGSGVAGTVDEVGLFMTRLTKPDGICEYVPNSALWGSSIRNYTRNPTRRLDLEVEVSVHDDIDRALDALRALAAADPDVLQDPAPDVMVMRFDDSTAVANMRVWTHTDKFWAMRWRLARQVRKTLADANCALPIRTRELHIVHDAARSVDNVRTRAL, encoded by the coding sequence ATGTTTCTCGATCACCTTCATCCGGAACGCTGGACGTTCCTGTGGAACGCACTGTCCACGCTTTCCATCAAGCTGTGCGGCGGCCTTGCGCTGCTCGTCGCGGGCTGGTGGCTGTCCAAACGCATCGGCAACTGGCTGAACCGGCTGCTCTCGAACAAGGAGCGCGTCGACGACACGCTCCGGCCGATTCTCTGCGACGTCGCCGTGTGGGGCATCCGCATCGTCGCAATCGTCGGCGCACTGTCGCAGCTCGGCATCGAAACCGCGAGCATCGTCGCGGTGCTCGGCGCGGCCGGCCTCGCGATCGGGCTCGCGCTGCAGGGCACGATGCAGAACATCGCGGCCGGCATCATGCTCCTGCTGCTGCGGCCGTTCAAGGTCGGCGACTACATCGACGGCGGCAGCGGCGTCGCGGGCACCGTCGACGAAGTCGGCCTGTTCATGACGCGGCTGACGAAGCCGGACGGCATCTGCGAATACGTGCCGAACAGTGCGCTGTGGGGCAGCTCGATCCGCAACTACACGCGCAACCCGACGCGCCGCCTCGATCTCGAAGTGGAAGTGTCCGTGCACGACGATATCGACCGTGCGCTCGACGCGTTGCGCGCGCTGGCCGCGGCCGATCCCGACGTGCTGCAGGACCCGGCGCCGGACGTGATGGTGATGCGCTTCGACGACAGCACGGCGGTCGCGAACATGCGCGTCTGGACGCATACCGACAAGTTCTGGGCGATGCGCTGGCGCCTCGCGCGCCAGGTGCGCAAGACGCTCGCCGATGCGAACTGCGCGCTGCCGATCCGCACGCGCGAACTGCATATCGTGCACGACGCGGCGCGCAGCGTGGACAACGTGCGCACGCGGGCGCTGTAA
- a CDS encoding M23 family metallopeptidase, which translates to MRFDLRFSLAREQGQPARRGVRCVPIRRALLRGVVATVCVAGAQGAAAQAVHDAVPFAPATAETTDLVDVPFFSVARTTWGGLRASAAAPLDVTHASHAMNVPARTDRDDPAAHFGACVVYRVLCEAARGAVERAYAARFDYGLASALPAMGALPAFEQGSVDLASAESFTLAEPDRGTRAGPIAGTLRASLARAELPPGVAAQVMRLLAARIDTKQRGAIGDTFRVEFEPDDGATLPGGVRVTAFDVRFRGQRVAGVWFAPDAGAQGAYYDLAGVPLAGTRFAMPVAATRISSHFGTRVHPVTGARHVHSGVDLAAPAGRAVHASERGVVSFIGTEANGYGKYVVIRHAGGYASYYAHLSAFEPTLRTGARVVRGQRVGAVGSTGTATGPHLHFEVRRHARLVDPIELVQAAQAARLKGERRVAFNRVVRAARTQLAAATWTQPVAMSAAVAPHAG; encoded by the coding sequence ATGCGGTTCGACCTGCGTTTCAGTCTCGCACGCGAACAAGGTCAACCCGCCCGGCGCGGCGTCCGATGCGTTCCGATTCGCCGCGCGCTGTTGCGCGGTGTCGTCGCGACGGTCTGCGTGGCCGGCGCACAGGGTGCGGCAGCACAGGCGGTTCACGATGCCGTGCCGTTCGCGCCGGCGACGGCGGAAACGACCGACCTTGTCGACGTGCCTTTTTTCAGTGTTGCCCGGACGACGTGGGGCGGCTTGCGTGCATCGGCGGCAGCGCCGCTCGACGTCACCCACGCCTCTCACGCGATGAACGTGCCGGCGCGCACCGATCGTGACGACCCCGCTGCGCACTTCGGTGCATGCGTGGTTTACCGCGTGCTGTGCGAGGCGGCGCGCGGGGCGGTCGAACGCGCGTACGCGGCACGGTTCGATTACGGTCTTGCGTCGGCGTTGCCGGCGATGGGGGCGCTGCCCGCGTTCGAGCAGGGTTCCGTCGATCTCGCATCGGCCGAGTCGTTCACGCTCGCGGAGCCGGATCGCGGCACGCGCGCCGGTCCAATTGCCGGCACGCTGCGGGCGTCGCTCGCGCGCGCCGAACTGCCGCCCGGCGTCGCGGCGCAGGTCATGCGCTTGCTGGCTGCGCGCATCGATACGAAACAGCGCGGCGCGATCGGCGACACCTTCCGCGTGGAATTCGAACCGGATGACGGCGCAACGCTGCCGGGCGGCGTGCGCGTGACGGCGTTCGACGTGCGCTTTCGCGGCCAGCGGGTGGCCGGCGTGTGGTTTGCGCCCGATGCCGGCGCGCAGGGCGCGTACTACGACCTCGCCGGCGTGCCGCTTGCCGGTACGCGGTTCGCGATGCCGGTCGCGGCAACGCGGATCAGCTCGCATTTCGGCACGCGCGTGCACCCGGTGACGGGCGCGCGCCACGTGCATTCCGGCGTCGATCTCGCTGCGCCGGCCGGGCGTGCCGTCCATGCATCGGAGCGTGGCGTCGTATCGTTCATCGGCACCGAGGCGAACGGTTACGGCAAGTACGTGGTGATTCGCCATGCCGGTGGCTATGCGTCGTACTACGCGCACCTGTCGGCGTTCGAGCCGACGCTGCGAACCGGCGCGCGCGTCGTTCGCGGCCAGCGCGTCGGCGCGGTCGGCAGTACGGGGACGGCGACCGGCCCGCATCTGCATTTCGAAGTCCGGCGGCACGCGCGTCTCGTCGATCCGATCGAACTGGTGCAGGCAGCCCAAGCGGCGAGGCTGAAGGGCGAGCGGCGTGTCGCGTTCAACCGCGTGGTGCGTGCCGCGCGCACGCAACTGGCCGCGGCCACGTGGACGCAACCGGTCGCAATGTCGGCGGCCGTGGCGCCGCATGCGGGCTGA